Proteins from one Leptonema illini DSM 21528 genomic window:
- a CDS encoding peptidylprolyl isomerase has product MKRFLSLPLRSLLFLALSLFASACSSADEKQAQIKKFDKSTVEGERINSVRLLVGTRPITDIDYEDGSALVKLFRQGRATPKEVENFLIEKSIVDQVAEEESIVVSDERIDNEIKRRMEMAKETDEEAFKARIERETQVSFRLWKESLRYQMVRQQIVQIKVTIPQPDEKEVEKFYKQNAHRVGVELLFREIVFPVAPTIAAEREIDKRARQVHSQVSANPASFGDVARSLPENVSPFKAGGGIRLWIPIDDLAREDRVLAGMLYNLPQGAVSPVFRDSTNRYRIVLLEGKRPVSLEKIREMIRMQLFYDKADESFERWIEERKRNLVIRKPGEPQGK; this is encoded by the coding sequence ATGAAACGTTTCCTATCGCTGCCTCTCAGATCGCTGCTTTTTCTTGCTCTGTCGCTTTTCGCCTCTGCATGTTCTTCTGCCGACGAGAAGCAGGCGCAGATCAAAAAATTCGATAAGAGCACCGTCGAGGGAGAGCGCATCAACTCCGTTCGTCTGCTTGTCGGAACACGACCGATCACCGATATCGATTACGAAGACGGCTCCGCTCTGGTGAAGCTCTTCCGTCAGGGACGGGCGACTCCGAAAGAAGTGGAGAACTTCCTCATTGAAAAATCCATCGTCGATCAGGTCGCCGAAGAGGAGTCGATCGTCGTCAGCGATGAGCGCATTGATAACGAGATCAAGCGTCGCATGGAGATGGCAAAGGAGACCGATGAAGAGGCCTTCAAGGCGCGCATCGAGCGCGAAACGCAGGTTTCGTTCCGGCTCTGGAAGGAAAGCCTGCGCTATCAGATGGTGCGACAGCAGATCGTTCAGATCAAAGTGACGATTCCGCAGCCCGATGAAAAAGAGGTTGAAAAGTTCTATAAACAGAACGCTCATCGTGTCGGCGTGGAGCTGCTCTTTCGCGAGATCGTTTTTCCTGTTGCTCCGACGATTGCCGCCGAGCGAGAAATCGACAAACGTGCTCGCCAGGTCCATTCTCAGGTATCGGCGAATCCGGCGAGTTTCGGTGACGTAGCGCGATCGCTTCCCGAGAACGTTTCTCCGTTTAAGGCCGGCGGCGGCATTCGTCTCTGGATCCCCATCGATGACCTGGCCCGTGAAGACCGCGTGCTTGCCGGTATGCTGTATAACCTTCCGCAAGGAGCGGTTTCGCCCGTCTTTCGCGATAGCACGAACCGATATCGCATCGTTCTGCTTGAAGGGAAGCGCCCCGTTTCTCTTGAGAAGATCCGCGAGATGATTCGCATGCAGCTTTTCTACGATAAAGCCGATGAATCCTTCGAACGCTGGATCGAAGAGCGAAAGCGTAATCTTGTTATTCGAAAGCCCGGAGAGCCTCAGGGGAAATGA
- the carA gene encoding glutamine-hydrolyzing carbamoyl-phosphate synthase small subunit — MTAVLVLENGLIFRGRSFGASQESTGEVCFNTSMSGYQEILTDPSYCGQIVTMTYPMIGNYGVNELHDQSGRVQCAGFVVKQYVRRPSNHLSQQSLGDYLIEQGIPGIEGIDTRKLVLTLRNEGAMRGGIFQGAYNQEMLERVRSIPSMTGQDLATVVTTTKPYVFGSTEGKRYKIAVLDFGVKRAILRYLNESGFEVHVFPAGTSFDDLKGFDCYFLSNGPGDPEPLHTPITTTRALLDSGKPLFGICLGHQILGLARNWKTYKLKFGHRGGNQPVRDVRTGRVEITAQNHGFAVDTTGAGGLDIIYTNLNDQTVEGFRDTAGPVISVQHHPEASPGPHDSLHMFADFYRMVDAHYAGRR, encoded by the coding sequence GTGACTGCTGTTCTTGTACTGGAAAATGGCCTGATATTTCGAGGCCGATCATTTGGAGCCTCTCAGGAGTCGACCGGCGAGGTCTGCTTCAATACGTCGATGAGCGGATACCAGGAAATCCTGACAGATCCGTCCTACTGCGGACAGATTGTGACGATGACCTATCCCATGATCGGCAACTACGGCGTGAACGAGTTGCATGATCAGTCGGGTCGTGTGCAGTGCGCCGGATTTGTGGTGAAGCAATATGTGCGTCGCCCTTCGAATCATCTCTCGCAGCAGTCTCTGGGCGACTACCTGATCGAGCAGGGCATTCCCGGCATCGAAGGCATCGATACACGAAAGCTGGTTCTTACTCTGCGCAACGAAGGGGCGATGCGAGGCGGCATCTTTCAGGGCGCTTATAATCAAGAGATGCTTGAGCGAGTGCGCTCGATTCCGTCGATGACCGGACAGGATCTTGCGACGGTCGTGACGACGACGAAGCCCTATGTGTTCGGCTCGACCGAGGGCAAACGTTATAAGATCGCCGTGCTTGATTTCGGCGTAAAGCGTGCTATCCTGCGTTACCTGAATGAGAGCGGATTCGAGGTCCACGTCTTCCCGGCCGGAACGTCCTTTGATGATCTGAAAGGATTCGACTGTTATTTTCTCTCGAACGGTCCGGGCGATCCCGAGCCGCTTCATACGCCCATCACGACGACTCGTGCGCTTCTGGATTCGGGCAAGCCGCTCTTTGGCATCTGCCTCGGTCATCAGATCCTCGGGCTTGCGCGCAACTGGAAGACTTACAAGCTCAAGTTCGGCCACCGCGGCGGTAACCAGCCCGTGCGCGACGTGCGAACCGGACGCGTCGAGATTACGGCGCAGAACCACGGCTTCGCCGTAGACACGACGGGCGCCGGAGGGTTAGACATCATCTACACGAACCTGAACGATCAGACGGTCGAAGGCTTTCGCGACACGGCGGGGCCCGTGATCAGCGTGCAGCATCATCCTGAGGCGAGTCCGGGGCCGCATGATTCGCTGCATATGTTCGCCGATTTCTACCGGATGGTCGACGCCCATTACGCAGGACGGCGCTGA
- a CDS encoding transposase, translated as MARYKQPDSDQSQIVILNFSELFPEDHPISRLLETVRRLDLSRFDASYRNDSKQGGRPAMPPDRVLAIIIYSLLYGNLSMRALERDLGQRADLMYLSGGMEMDHSTLGKFRLRHAAAIQELFTQTVFLGIESGFIDLDTVSIDSTKIKASANRRDIGTREELERRYEHLESVCKKRYDEWEASQNDAEQELLAKKIQQLEIQKEKLSLGLEFLKSRPDRKRVHLTDPDADWHKDGSNSFIVGYSAQNAVDFQSGMIVYQEIVTGQSDSTFTSSLVNRVEGVKAEFLPKKTDEIKYVLDCGYASENILKELTGHDLYMPDRELAHKKTGGKIKPEERNEAAAEPPLIESSHALLQFHYDRDNDCFQCPAGEILTFQRERNLQGVLYRHYRRYGCSRCSMKEQCIGPEGKRKELWIQTKHIPDLQVRSLPPHHGSKKRKRGCGLFPIPLPFS; from the coding sequence ATGGCACGCTACAAACAGCCTGACTCTGATCAGAGCCAGATCGTTATCTTGAATTTCTCGGAGTTGTTTCCGGAGGATCATCCCATCTCCCGCCTGCTTGAGACGGTCCGGCGGCTAGATCTCAGCCGCTTTGATGCGAGTTACAGGAATGATTCGAAGCAGGGAGGTCGCCCGGCCATGCCGCCCGACCGAGTTCTGGCTATCATCATCTATTCATTGTTGTATGGAAACCTTTCCATGCGAGCCCTTGAGCGAGATCTCGGACAGCGTGCAGATTTGATGTATCTGTCCGGTGGGATGGAGATGGATCATTCAACCCTCGGAAAGTTCCGGCTGAGGCATGCGGCAGCAATTCAGGAATTGTTCACGCAGACAGTGTTCCTCGGTATCGAATCGGGATTCATCGATCTGGATACCGTCAGCATTGACAGCACAAAGATCAAGGCCAGTGCAAACAGACGGGATATAGGCACTCGCGAGGAACTTGAAAGGCGTTACGAGCATCTTGAATCTGTCTGTAAGAAACGCTACGATGAATGGGAGGCATCACAGAACGATGCAGAACAGGAATTACTGGCAAAGAAAATCCAACAACTGGAGATCCAGAAAGAGAAGCTGTCTCTGGGGCTGGAGTTCTTGAAATCCAGACCTGACCGAAAGCGAGTTCATCTTACAGATCCAGATGCAGACTGGCACAAAGACGGATCCAACAGCTTCATCGTGGGTTATTCGGCCCAGAATGCAGTGGATTTCCAGAGTGGCATGATTGTTTATCAGGAAATTGTTACGGGACAGAGCGACAGTACATTCACCAGTTCGCTTGTGAACAGAGTTGAGGGCGTAAAGGCGGAGTTCCTTCCCAAAAAAACAGACGAAATCAAATACGTTCTCGATTGTGGATATGCGAGCGAGAATATTCTCAAAGAGCTTACAGGGCATGACCTCTATATGCCAGACCGGGAACTGGCACACAAGAAGACCGGCGGTAAGATCAAGCCGGAGGAAAGAAATGAGGCTGCCGCTGAACCGCCTCTGATTGAGAGCAGCCATGCCTTGTTGCAATTCCACTACGACCGAGACAACGATTGCTTTCAGTGTCCGGCCGGCGAAATCCTCACCTTCCAGCGCGAGAGAAATCTACAGGGAGTCCTCTACCGGCACTATCGACGTTATGGCTGTTCCCGGTGCTCTATGAAAGAGCAATGTATTGGCCCGGAAGGCAAGCGCAAAGAGCTCTGGATTCAGACCAAACATATTCCCGATTTACAAGTCCGTAGTTTACCTCCCCATCATGGAAGCAAAAAAAGAAAACGGGGATGCGGTCTATTTCCAATCCCCTTACCCTTCTCATGA
- a CDS encoding transposase: MREKLATPDGKKTYARRFPSVEGVFGVMKSARNGWQFLRRTRERVQVEWSERCIAHNLARMIGFVRVNPIAADNI; this comes from the coding sequence ATGAGAGAGAAGCTGGCAACTCCAGATGGGAAGAAAACCTATGCTCGCCGATTTCCATCTGTCGAGGGCGTCTTTGGTGTGATGAAAAGTGCTCGTAATGGCTGGCAGTTCTTGCGGCGAACAAGAGAAAGGGTTCAAGTTGAATGGTCTGAGCGGTGCATTGCCCATAACCTTGCCCGAATGATCGGGTTTGTCCGGGTAAATCCGATTGCGGCTGACAATATCTGA
- the galE gene encoding UDP-glucose 4-epimerase GalE → MAHKRKTAGITGGAGYIGSHIIADLLERDVEVFVLDNFSTGNRRNLFEHAHYHLIEGDVRDPNAVQAFLAHRPDVVFHFAASKAAGESMVDPVKYSDNNLRGTLLLIEELVKAGIGSFVFSSSAAVYGDPQYIPLDEKHPRIPANFYGYTKMVIEDTLEWYSRLTGLRYASLRYFNAAGYDVKGRVRGLENQPQNLLPIVMEVAAGMRSELQIFGDDYDTPDGTCIRDYIHVNDLATAHILAMEHLLEKRENVTVNLGSEKGLSVKEIVEQARIITGRPIPARVVGRRPGDPAALYASAAKAAAELNWRAEVSDASKLIESMWSVYREIKP, encoded by the coding sequence ATGGCTCATAAGAGAAAGACGGCCGGCATAACGGGCGGCGCAGGCTACATCGGATCCCATATCATCGCAGATCTGCTGGAACGAGACGTCGAGGTCTTTGTACTCGACAACTTCTCGACGGGCAATCGTAGGAATCTTTTTGAGCATGCGCACTATCATCTGATAGAAGGAGACGTGCGCGACCCAAACGCCGTCCAGGCCTTCCTCGCTCATCGGCCCGACGTCGTCTTTCATTTCGCTGCAAGCAAAGCGGCCGGCGAATCGATGGTCGATCCGGTAAAGTACAGCGATAACAATCTTCGCGGAACCCTTCTTCTTATAGAAGAGCTCGTTAAAGCCGGCATCGGCAGCTTCGTCTTCTCGTCTTCGGCGGCCGTCTACGGCGATCCGCAGTATATTCCGCTCGATGAGAAACATCCTCGCATCCCGGCGAACTTTTATGGTTATACGAAGATGGTCATCGAAGACACGCTTGAGTGGTACTCCAGACTCACGGGTTTGCGATACGCCTCCCTGCGTTATTTTAACGCTGCCGGCTATGATGTAAAGGGTAGGGTGCGCGGCCTTGAGAATCAGCCGCAGAATCTGCTGCCCATTGTCATGGAGGTTGCGGCCGGTATGCGATCGGAGCTGCAGATCTTCGGAGACGACTATGACACGCCCGACGGCACCTGTATTCGGGACTATATTCATGTGAACGATCTGGCAACGGCGCACATCCTCGCCATGGAGCATCTTCTCGAAAAGCGAGAGAACGTCACGGTCAACCTCGGCTCTGAAAAAGGGTTATCCGTAAAAGAGATCGTCGAACAGGCTCGTATAATCACCGGCCGGCCCATCCCGGCGAGGGTGGTCGGTCGACGCCCGGGCGATCCGGCTGCGCTGTATGCGTCGGCGGCGAAGGCGGCCGCGGAGCTGAACTGGCGTGCCGAGGTCTCTGACGCCTCGAAGCTGATTGAATCGATGTGGAGCGTTTACCGGGAGATCAAGCCTTGA
- a CDS encoding cupin domain-containing protein, protein MSSHGIFSTGISVHKWPHKEPPTEESVRAEMERHGFKVYDLQTVPPWFERSRHAHDYAEIRGAVEGVITFHFDGGPVTVEAGDILIIPGGMAHEVKVHNDRPFRAYKGSESGERSVTEHGDGKGRMEELQSEGTYKGSYSAS, encoded by the coding sequence ATGTCTTCTCATGGTATTTTTTCCACCGGCATTTCCGTTCACAAATGGCCTCATAAAGAGCCGCCGACCGAAGAATCCGTTCGAGCCGAGATGGAGCGACATGGCTTCAAGGTTTACGATCTGCAGACCGTTCCGCCCTGGTTTGAGCGCAGCCGCCACGCACACGATTACGCAGAGATTCGTGGAGCGGTCGAAGGGGTGATCACCTTTCATTTTGATGGCGGTCCTGTTACCGTCGAAGCCGGCGATATTCTGATCATACCGGGCGGCATGGCGCATGAGGTGAAGGTGCATAACGACCGCCCCTTTCGCGCCTATAAAGGCTCTGAAAGCGGAGAGCGCAGCGTCACCGAGCACGGCGATGGAAAAGGTCGCATGGAAGAGCTGCAATCCGAAGGAACTTATAAAGGCAGCTACAGCGCCTCCTGA
- a CDS encoding HAD family hydrolase, which yields MSEPLFIFDLDGTLEDSRTDMSLSVNRVRRIYELPELPDDLLRTLVIRGMDFLYRSCFPELCKEGEPVPEALIQKYEVNYAAHIVDHTTAYEGIVSTLPELARHGKLFLYTNKPESLSRLLLEKLQLLSCFTEVIGFDSHAKSKPDPAPIEDAIARLGLHPTERFMIGDSQADMQAAENLKATAVWCKWGYQKEPPAHPSPHTIARLPSDLRHILVH from the coding sequence ATGTCAGAACCGCTTTTTATCTTCGATCTTGACGGCACGCTTGAAGACAGTCGCACCGATATGTCGCTGAGCGTGAATCGCGTGCGCCGCATCTACGAACTGCCCGAACTGCCCGATGATCTGCTGCGAACGCTTGTGATTCGCGGCATGGACTTTCTCTATCGCAGCTGCTTTCCGGAACTCTGTAAAGAAGGCGAGCCCGTACCTGAGGCGCTTATACAGAAATATGAGGTAAACTATGCCGCTCATATCGTCGATCATACGACGGCCTATGAAGGCATTGTATCAACGCTTCCCGAACTGGCACGCCACGGAAAGCTCTTCCTTTACACGAATAAGCCCGAAAGCCTGAGTCGATTGCTTCTTGAAAAGCTGCAGCTGCTATCGTGCTTTACGGAAGTCATCGGTTTCGATAGCCATGCAAAGAGCAAACCTGATCCCGCTCCCATAGAAGATGCCATTGCAAGGCTTGGCCTTCATCCGACCGAACGCTTCATGATCGGAGACTCGCAGGCCGACATGCAGGCCGCAGAGAACCTTAAAGCGACGGCTGTCTGGTGTAAATGGGGTTATCAGAAAGAGCCGCCCGCGCACCCTTCGCCGCATACCATCGCTCGCCTGCCGTCGGATCTACGACATATACTCGTTCACTGA
- a CDS encoding methyl-accepting chemotaxis protein has translation MVSPKRWFLTAYENRDMREQQRAAIIGGVGGAAGLLLLVILTFLISVFKHPIFHVSVLGILTVEVFLLGALLLTKAGRSGLAAHLLLIPMSSYLWLLMFTTAGELDLTSVTDTIAFVFPLLAMATLITGKRTVLVYAALHIACLIGFTVFSRQIELLTEKEASEYLMDNLIAIIILTIILFTYIRNTEKAYHSIERSLNESQRNRESIERILVQTNDTAALLASSAEQMAAAAESFADNTQTQAAFIEEISSTVEELAASGENLFGVAQRQASATESVQLQMHSLHEVVTDVSEKTNSALSIRSDLNLSVEKSREEINAVQKVMMSAASKFDDMRDTVGVIDEISEKINLLSLNASIEAARAGDSGRGFAVVAHEIGKLADDTSNNLKSINILFENSHDEINLVSKKLQAFSEVLGKMIGQISAFGSSVDLIVQLTKKESALNEAAGESLKLVEQEASRILDFSAEQKEALNSIAKGISSMNEAMQQIVAGSEEMGATSKNLTSTAQNLMGLSSIFSR, from the coding sequence ATGGTATCACCGAAGCGCTGGTTCCTTACCGCCTACGAGAACAGAGATATGCGCGAGCAGCAGCGGGCTGCCATCATCGGCGGGGTCGGAGGCGCAGCCGGATTACTTCTACTCGTCATTCTGACATTCTTGATCAGCGTATTCAAGCATCCCATCTTCCATGTTTCGGTGCTCGGCATTCTCACTGTTGAGGTCTTTCTTCTGGGCGCCCTTCTTCTCACAAAAGCCGGCAGAAGCGGGCTCGCCGCCCACCTGCTCTTGATTCCGATGAGCTCCTATCTGTGGTTGCTCATGTTTACGACGGCAGGCGAACTCGATCTTACCTCGGTCACCGATACGATCGCCTTCGTTTTTCCGCTGCTTGCGATGGCGACTCTGATTACGGGAAAGCGCACCGTCCTTGTTTACGCCGCTCTGCACATCGCCTGCCTTATCGGATTCACCGTCTTCTCAAGGCAGATCGAGCTGCTCACCGAGAAAGAGGCGTCGGAATATCTGATGGATAACCTGATTGCCATCATCATCCTCACGATCATTCTCTTTACATACATTCGCAACACAGAAAAGGCCTATCATTCCATCGAACGATCTCTGAACGAGAGCCAGCGCAACAGAGAAAGCATCGAACGGATTCTCGTTCAAACAAACGATACGGCGGCCCTGCTCGCCTCATCGGCCGAACAGATGGCGGCGGCAGCCGAATCGTTCGCCGACAACACGCAAACGCAGGCGGCCTTTATCGAAGAGATCTCATCGACCGTCGAAGAGCTCGCCGCAAGCGGAGAGAATCTATTCGGCGTAGCGCAGAGACAGGCCAGCGCCACCGAATCCGTGCAGCTGCAGATGCACAGCCTGCACGAAGTCGTCACCGACGTAAGCGAGAAGACGAATTCCGCTCTGAGTATTCGCAGCGATCTGAATCTGTCGGTCGAGAAATCACGCGAAGAGATCAACGCCGTTCAGAAGGTGATGATGTCGGCCGCTTCCAAGTTCGACGACATGCGCGATACGGTCGGCGTCATCGACGAGATCTCTGAGAAGATCAACCTGCTCTCTCTCAATGCATCGATTGAAGCGGCCCGTGCCGGAGACTCCGGTCGCGGCTTTGCCGTCGTCGCCCATGAAATCGGCAAGCTTGCCGACGATACGTCCAACAACCTGAAATCGATCAACATCCTGTTCGAAAACAGCCATGACGAGATCAATCTCGTCAGCAAGAAATTGCAGGCCTTCTCTGAGGTACTTGGAAAGATGATCGGACAGATCTCTGCCTTCGGAAGCAGCGTCGACCTCATCGTACAGCTCACGAAGAAAGAAAGCGCTCTGAACGAGGCGGCCGGCGAATCGCTGAAGCTTGTCGAGCAGGAGGCGTCTCGCATCCTTGATTTCTCGGCCGAGCAGAAAGAGGCTTTAAACAGCATCGCAAAAGGCATCTCTTCGATGAACGAGGCCATGCAGCAGATCGTCGCCGGTTCAGAAGAGATGGGAGCGACTTCGAAGAATCTGACATCAACGGCGCAGAACCTGATGGGACTGTCTTCCATCTTCAGTCGTTAG
- a CDS encoding cryptochrome/photolyase family protein — protein sequence MNRPNRPVFLYWMRRDLRTDDNRALFEAWSAASRAGADLLAVFCFDPHILEPLPRSDRRVGFIVDALRNVADTGLPLISFYGPPVEIFEGLSQHLSVAGVYANEDYEPYARARDAQVRTGLDRRGIPFHLFTDHVIFHPEQILKNDGLPYHVFTPYSRRWKDRFFQSVIRPLDAPDFAQMPSAELNDRAGDPWQDLFEMRRRIADRAGRSITTSNNESAQTTSEERLLTAAQIGFQPEPHGLALKTPASKTPASRIPGRIIERYAESRDLPALADGTTRLGPHLRFGTVSIRRLANAARHHPVFLNELIWREFFQMILYYYQGIDQEFRPEFRILRKFWRDPARSADARRDFEAWKGGRTGYPLVDAGMRELAVTGFMHNRVRMVVASFLCKHLLIDWRIGERYFAEQLLDFELASNNGNWQWAAGTGCDAAPYFRIFNPELQQRRFDPQMQYVRRWLPEFGTDRYPPPIVNHKAARARALAFYERVRTQNPS from the coding sequence ATGAACCGTCCGAATCGGCCCGTTTTCCTCTATTGGATGCGTCGCGACCTGCGAACCGATGACAACAGGGCCCTTTTTGAGGCCTGGTCAGCAGCCTCTCGTGCCGGAGCCGATCTTCTGGCCGTTTTCTGTTTTGATCCACATATTCTGGAACCGCTTCCTCGCTCGGATCGCCGGGTCGGATTTATCGTCGATGCGCTTCGAAACGTCGCCGATACAGGGCTGCCTTTGATCAGCTTCTACGGACCGCCCGTCGAGATCTTCGAAGGCCTGAGCCAGCATCTGTCTGTTGCCGGCGTTTATGCAAACGAGGATTATGAGCCCTATGCGCGGGCCCGGGATGCACAGGTGAGGACCGGCCTCGATCGCAGGGGCATTCCGTTTCATCTCTTCACCGATCACGTTATTTTTCATCCGGAGCAGATCTTAAAGAATGACGGACTTCCCTACCACGTCTTTACTCCTTATTCCCGACGCTGGAAAGACAGGTTCTTTCAGAGCGTCATCAGGCCTCTTGATGCGCCGGACTTCGCGCAGATGCCATCTGCGGAGCTAAACGATCGGGCAGGGGATCCCTGGCAGGATCTGTTCGAGATGCGCCGTCGCATCGCCGATAGAGCGGGGCGCTCTATCACGACGAGTAATAACGAATCCGCACAGACAACCTCCGAGGAGCGTCTTCTTACGGCAGCGCAGATTGGATTTCAACCCGAACCGCATGGCCTTGCCCTTAAGACTCCGGCTTCGAAGACACCGGCTTCGCGGATTCCCGGTCGCATCATAGAGCGTTATGCAGAAAGTCGTGATCTGCCCGCTCTTGCCGATGGAACGACGCGACTCGGCCCTCATCTGCGCTTCGGTACCGTTTCGATTCGTCGTCTGGCGAACGCAGCGCGCCATCATCCCGTTTTTCTGAACGAGCTGATCTGGAGGGAGTTCTTTCAGATGATTCTCTACTATTATCAGGGCATCGATCAGGAGTTCCGACCGGAGTTTCGTATTCTTCGCAAGTTCTGGCGGGATCCTGCCCGCTCAGCTGATGCACGAAGAGACTTTGAGGCGTGGAAAGGCGGAAGGACGGGTTATCCGCTTGTTGATGCCGGTATGCGCGAGCTGGCCGTAACGGGCTTCATGCATAATCGTGTGCGTATGGTCGTCGCCTCGTTTTTATGCAAGCATCTGCTGATCGACTGGCGCATCGGCGAACGCTATTTCGCAGAGCAGTTGCTTGATTTCGAGCTTGCCTCGAACAACGGGAACTGGCAGTGGGCGGCGGGAACGGGATGCGATGCCGCTCCCTATTTTCGCATCTTCAATCCGGAGCTGCAGCAGAGGAGGTTTGATCCACAGATGCAGTATGTGCGACGCTGGCTGCCCGAATTTGGAACGGATCGTTATCCGCCTCCGATCGTCAATCATAAGGCGGCGAGGGCCCGCGCTCTGGCGTTCTACGAGAGAGTCAGAACGCAGAACCCTTCTTGA
- a CDS encoding MerR family transcriptional regulator, translating into MKFLIKDLSRLTGLSPARIRKWQERFQILAPVQGENGYHYYDNDDLRILLSLQERLAAGQRLKSIISLSREELLSSQVLFRDEEWSLLNAISRSEFRTLEGHFNNALESYSLPQWIRKSVHPAVMLTGEAWSKGILSVADEHAFSHWLRGYILSRVEWLQSNQTPLWLVTSFPGDEHELGALLHYARLLYYRVPVRFCGMLPEEHLIKELQKEQYRSVSVSVVIPRKREEIERLRNRIKEETGVRHVHFGGYGYKRTLSLKD; encoded by the coding sequence GTGAAGTTCCTGATCAAAGACCTATCCCGCCTGACCGGATTATCGCCGGCTCGTATCCGCAAATGGCAGGAGCGATTCCAGATTCTCGCCCCTGTTCAGGGTGAGAACGGCTACCACTACTACGACAACGACGATCTGCGCATTCTGCTGAGCCTTCAGGAAAGGCTTGCAGCAGGGCAGAGGCTTAAGTCGATCATCTCGCTTTCTCGCGAAGAGCTGCTTTCGTCGCAGGTGCTGTTTCGAGACGAGGAGTGGTCGCTTTTGAACGCCATCTCGCGCAGCGAATTCCGAACGCTCGAAGGTCATTTCAATAATGCGCTTGAGAGTTACTCCCTTCCGCAGTGGATTCGCAAAAGCGTACATCCTGCCGTGATGCTGACGGGAGAGGCCTGGAGCAAGGGCATCCTCTCTGTAGCCGATGAGCACGCCTTCTCGCACTGGCTGCGCGGATACATCCTGTCGCGCGTCGAATGGCTTCAGAGCAATCAGACGCCACTGTGGCTTGTGACGAGCTTTCCTGGAGATGAGCATGAACTGGGAGCGCTGTTACACTATGCGCGACTTCTCTATTACCGCGTGCCGGTTCGCTTCTGTGGGATGCTGCCCGAAGAGCATCTGATTAAAGAGCTTCAAAAAGAACAGTATCGCAGCGTCAGCGTTTCGGTCGTCATCCCGCGCAAACGAGAAGAGATCGAAAGGCTGCGCAATCGCATCAAAGAAGAGACAGGCGTGCGCCATGTACACTTCGGCGGCTACGGTTATAAACGAACGCTGAGCCTGAAAGATTAG